The sequence tttttaatttattttctttattttctgaCGTGGCAGCGCCAGGTCCTTGTTTGGGGATTCTCGTGGTCCCACTCTTCATCTTCAAGGCCGTGATGGGTCCGGGTCCGGGTCCGGGCCCGGGCCGGGCCATTTCAATGAATTAAATTTCCAATTTGGACTGGATTTACTAGATTTATGATATTTTCATTTGAGTCCCTTGgtgtctgatatttttttttagtccttctccaattaatatttcataaaaaattgtttctcatacatttgtttgaaaaaaaaaatctcccaaCTAGAGTTTCTAGATCATCCCATTAGCATAGGCGACCCTAAAGAGACAACAATAGTTAGTGAAACAATCATCCTCATGTACTCCATCACCCCTTCCTTTAAAatgttttaggattttattttatttttattttttttttttttttgcctgttgttgtttgttcttACAGTCTATTTGTCAGTCATCCACTCCTAGTGGGCTCCTCTATTATGTCCTCTCTTGTTTTTCTGTAATTTTGATCTCAGTTTGCATTTGTATTTTAATCTTAAACATATGATTTacccattttattaaaaaaaacataatataatttttatacacTCTTCTAAAAATGAGTAACCATAAAACGGGGCCTTTTCtaaatatcatatttacttatatagCTAAAAACACTTCcttgatatttataatattaaaaattaatataaaattaaattaattaattatcgaCACTTATCCATGAATGTGAAATGATAGTTTTTTCAACGAATTTCTCGTTAAAAggaggtaaaaaaatattattaatattattattacaggAGTATATTAGTTACACATTTTAGtagtaaaatttataatttcacttaTCTTTTGGGTGATTTAATCACTAACATATCTTATAGTAATTACAACACCACCAAAGTTCCTGATTtcaattattcataaaattcaATGCTAAACAACATTCACATAACAACCACCACAATTTGCATTCCAATTAAAAACCATAACATTCCAAACCATATAAACAAAACCACTTAGGATATAACCTACAATAAAAACCATTTTGATTAGCTACAAACAAGTATCATTAagtatatatacacaatacaTAGAAAACACTAAAGATCAAACCCTAGGAATAAAAGAACCAATAACACCAGCAATAACAGCCGTTGGATCACCAAGAACAGCAGAGATGATGAACTGCAAAGCAAGCCCAGCCAATTCACAGCATCTCTTCACTTTCCCTTTGCTCCTATGGTGGTTAATTTTGGCCCCTCTAATGCATGGAATCTTAGTGTTGTTCCCCATGAAACCCTTGGTCATTGTTCCATTACTTCCATGGCCACCACCTCCAAAGTATATATCATGCCAACTATCAAGTAACATCTCCATCACACAAGATACATGCAGGTTGTATTTCTTGCAACTGCTCCTGTATGTCCAGCTGTTTCCTTTCCTCCCACATTTATGACATGCACCTCCGACCTTCAAAACAAGTTTCAAAAGATACCGATATAAATACAATGCTCTCCGCATGTGTTATGTTAAAATAACTAATAGTTCCACATCagttaatttggaaaatatggatttaaatatataaaccgGGGTTTCTCATCATATCATAATAACATGTACTACAGCTTGTAGTTATTGTATATTAGGTAGTCATTTTTGTTAGTCACAATGTATTGGTTCTGATATGATGTATATGTCTTGAGCTTGAAGTTCATGGGGACATTCATGAATAGACTCTCTTTTACACTTTTGCTTTTGCTAGTGCTTTGTTGAAGCatttctttttcacttttctCAATCTAGGATTCAATTTGTCACTTGTAAAACTTGTAATTACTTGCGTATCttctaaaaacaagaatttaACCAGTATGCAAAGCATTTATCCTGCATACATCTTCCTGAAAGAGaaaattgcttatatacccTGGTACAAGTGGATAATTGCTAATATCTcctaatcaaaatttaaagttaTCTTTACAGACATACTCTCATAAACCACTAATATTCGCTTATCCAACTActctttatcttctttttgCTACAGAGTGAAGTGTAGTTTGCTCTTTTCCTTTCTAAAACCAGTAATTGAATAAAATGACTGAAAAACACTATTCACAtatataaaaaccatactcaaaaTTGCATCCAAACACTAGAACAAGAGATAAACTAAAAGCTTGAATGACATGAAAATTTGGAAATTGTGCAGAATACTGAGTCACTGTTGAAAAGTTCATATAGACATACCTTGCGGTAGAGGTAAAGCTTCAAATCTCCAGCATCAAGCACATAAGGCAGGTTAGCACAGCAGGGATGAAGATCAAACCCACAAGAACGGCAATGGTAGACAAACCCATTTACATCCTTCTCACAAGCATTGCAATACCTCGGCAAGTGCCCCGGTGGCCGGGCCATGAACTGGAACTCACACTTTCTGTAGAAAGGGTGGTGAACAACAGTGGCTGCCGTCGGTAAGGCACAATGTTTGTGAAGATCATAGTCACAGACACTGCATTTGAACCGAGAACCTATGCCTACCTCTTTGCATCCATCACACTTGAACGGCACCTCTACGTACTCACACCGAAGCTTGTGAGGATGGCTAAAGTGCATGATCTCTCCGTACTTCATGCTTCTCAATGAGGAAGAACAATCTATcaattgtaaaaattaaacagTTATATATTACTCGTTGTAGTGTTTGGTGATTCATCCTTAGAGGTTgtttcagatatatatatatatatatatggtttgaGGTTGAGGCTTGAGTAACAAGGTTGTTGGCATATATTcttgaagatggtgatgagtCCCTGATTAGAGGATGGTTAGTGAACAAAGATGATAGGCATAGAGAATCAAAATATTCTTGTGTTTGATGGAGTTTTGATACCATTCTCATGTTAATGCTAGCTAAGAAACACTGCTGTTAAGATACAGAATAAATGAGTGCTTACTttgctaaaagaaaaaaaaaaaatggggttTCCTAGTATTAGTAGATGATTCTTAGGTGCTGTCTCATAATTCCAAGATTATATGTAAGataagaattaattaagttcAACATGAGGATCCACatttgttcttgtgttttttggCAAGCttatcatcttttcttttataaagaAATTGATATAATTTGGTTTGATCTCTTTCTAATGAAATATTCCTTGTTATTACTGGAAAGAATACTGGAAAGAATAATCACTAAATCAATGGCTAATTCTCAAAGAACTTActgttaaaaaaatacaatcttaTCATATtctttaaggaaaaaaatctaggatAGAGATAGATGAGCATTGTTCTGCCAGTATGATAAGAATATTATCAACTGTGTCATATGATAATGTTTGTCAagataataagaagaaaaaaattttaaaaaaaatatcaatcctAAAGGACTCTATATATCTAAATCTGGGCCTAAGTTTTGCGAAAACTTTAATCAGAGTATTactactttattttttaaaaagcaatgtatttatttgtttttagtcCAAAAACAAAAGCCTATAGGTTGAATTTTGGCAAAAATTATTCCCTGATTAAGAGCCAAGCAAGAATAATTCAGCAAATTAATAGTGACTAGAAATAACACCAAATCCTAATGTTCTTAATATTCCTCTCTTTTTCTCCCTTTTCCTCTCTCTAAAACAAGAATTGGTTCCTTTGTCTGGTTGGGTCAGCAAATGCTTTAGAAAAAGGAAAGTCACTAGAAATAATTGTGATACAAAAGCACAAGggaataataaaattaacacCAAACCTTGCTATTATCCTTTTGCTTGGATTCCACCTATCAAAGCCTTGTACCAATGCCAATGAAAGTCTTATCAATTAGTTGAGAACTAACCAATTAAAACAACACTCATTTCTGTAACTAGTTGAGAATTAGTTTATTGTAACTTaaatgtgtgtgtttgtgtgtcctgctgaattattttgaacttaattgttagaattttttgtaaatttaaagttttaaagcAACAAAGTATTATTCAAAATTGTTTTAACATGAGTCAGTCATCAGTAATCTAAGCATGAATACATTTTCCTTGAAAACTTAAATTGATTTCCAGATGAATAGTTGGATTTCATTGTTAACCCATTAATAAACTGTTTATCAACATAAAAAGATCCGAAATAACCCCGCCAGTTCGactagaaaaactaaaaaccgATCATGAGGTCAGTCTGGTCATGGCCCTTCAAAACCATTAAATGAACtattttattaactatgcatttttgactattttatttgattagaaagaatttatttgaattattaacTAGAAAGCATGGACACTCCTGAAGCTTATCGTATCCGTATTGGTACCTATGTTCACACAGCCACACCATGAACACCGTCAGACACTCATGCATGCAGTTTCTGAACAACTAtactataataattataaatatatcacattttatcattattaattattataatattttttatattttatctttgatCCTGTTCAACTCGTCAACCATTGTTGTGAACCCTTGACCATGAGTTTTGCCTGTCAATGTCCATCTTATTCAAATCTACCATTATTTTGTCATTTAATTCCTggatatttagttatttatacacaaaaagaaaatatcattttttttctattttccatttttattttcttatttgcccgtatttttttttattccagcccattataagaataattttatcattatgCAAGAAATAAgcagttttttatatttaaaaaaaaaatcaatttcaataAACAAAGGGGgctttttgcttaaaaaaaaaaaagacgttCATACGCACCAGTGAAGTTCTATGCTTCTAAATGGCGGCGATCTCACGGTCAAAACCCAAACGCCTCCTCTCCATCCTGTCATCCTGTTCGTCCATCTCCTCATCATCACCACACTCTTACGATCCCGAAGCAGACCGCAACGAAACCCTAATCTCCACCGCCATCTCCATCCTCAAAGAACACCGATCACGCTCCCGCTGGTCCCAGCTCAAAGCCATCCTTCCCTCCACCGGCATCCCCCCTTCCGCCATCGTCCGCATCCTCTCCGCCCTCCGCAACC comes from Dioscorea cayenensis subsp. rotundata cultivar TDr96_F1 chromosome 15, TDr96_F1_v2_PseudoChromosome.rev07_lg8_w22 25.fasta, whole genome shotgun sequence and encodes:
- the LOC120276807 gene encoding uncharacterized protein LOC120276807, whose translation is MKYGEIMHFSHPHKLRCEYVEVPFKCDGCKEVGIGSRFKCSVCDYDLHKHCALPTAATVVHHPFYRKCEFQFMARPPGHLPRYCNACEKDVNGFVYHCRSCGFDLHPCCANLPYVLDAGDLKLYLYRKVGGACHKCGRKGNSWTYRSSCKKYNLHVSCVMEMLLDSWHDIYFGGGGHGSNGTMTKGFMGNNTKIPCIRGAKINHHRSKGKVKRCCELAGLALQFIISAVLGDPTAVIAGVIGSFIPRV